Proteins from a genomic interval of Pseudomonas anuradhapurensis:
- a CDS encoding BON domain-containing protein, with protein sequence MNDLDLRDLVLEELEFKPDINAASIGVTVQDGVVTLSGHVNSYAQKVSAERTVKAIKGVRGLAEEIEVRLNKLEGTADDTIASRALKIIAWSSDANVEGIKVTVHKGTVTLEGQLDWQYQKEELEQAVWRLSGVVGVHNRITLKARADVGDIKRHIEDALKRSAEIQAEGIRVSVNGGVVRLEGKVHLLREREVVERAAWSVPGVSKVEDYLLIA encoded by the coding sequence ATGAACGACCTTGACTTGCGAGACCTGGTGCTCGAAGAGCTGGAATTCAAACCCGATATCAATGCCGCCAGCATCGGTGTGACTGTGCAGGACGGTGTGGTCACGCTGTCCGGCCATGTCAACAGCTACGCCCAGAAAGTCAGTGCCGAGCGCACCGTCAAAGCCATCAAAGGCGTGCGTGGGCTGGCCGAGGAAATCGAGGTACGCCTGAACAAGCTTGAAGGTACGGCGGACGACACGATTGCCAGTCGCGCCCTGAAAATCATCGCCTGGAGTTCGGATGCCAATGTGGAAGGCATCAAGGTCACCGTGCACAAAGGAACCGTGACCCTGGAAGGCCAACTCGACTGGCAATACCAGAAGGAGGAGCTCGAACAGGCGGTCTGGCGGCTGTCCGGCGTGGTCGGCGTGCACAACCGCATCACCCTCAAAGCCCGGGCTGACGTGGGTGATATCAAACGCCATATCGAAGACGCGCTCAAACGCAGTGCGGAAATCCAGGCCGAAGGCATTCGCGTCAGCGTCAACGGCGGCGTAGTCAGGCTGGAAGGCAAGGTGCACCTGCTGCGCGAGCGGGAGGTAGTCGAACGCGCAGCCTGGTCGGTGCCTGGTGTGAGCAAGGTCGAAGACTATCTGCTGATCGCCTAG